GCTCTTGAGGCCCGACAGCCCCGCAAAGTCGCGGTACAGCTGCGGCTGGGCCAGGGCAATCCACACAAAGGGCAGCAGCAGCAAGAACAGCCACAGCGGCTGCGTCCAGGCCTGCAGGCGCGAGATCAATGTGATGCCGCGCATGGCCAAAGGCAGGATGACCAGCGAAGACGCGATGTAGCACCACTCCAGCGGCCAGTCCACCACCATCTGCAGCGCCAGCGCCATGATGGCCGCCTCCAGCGCAAAGAAGATGAAGGTGAACACCGCATAGATCAGCGACGTGATGGTGGAGCCCAGGTAGCCAAAACCCGCACCGCGGGTGAGCAGGTCCATGTCCAGCCCATAGCGTGCGGCGTAGTAGGCAATGGGCAGCCCCGTCAAAAAAATCAGCAGCCCCACCGTGAGGATGGCCCACATCGCATTGCTGAAGCCGTAGTTCAGCGCAATGGCGCCGCCTATGGCTTCGAGCGCCAGGAACGACAGCGAGCCAAATGCCGTGTTGGCCACGCGGAACTCGCTCCAGCGCCGAAACGCCTTGGGCGTGTAGCGCAGCGCGTAGTCCTCCATGGTCTCGTCGGCCACCCATGCGTTGTATTCGCGCCGGAACCGGAAGATGGTTTGCGGAGCGCTGGGGGTGGCGGCGGAGGGCTGTGGTGCCATGGCTGGGCTTCAAGCAAGAAGCGTTCTAGGCGCAGGGTGAGGGGTGTGGGGGGGGCGGATGTGGTGCCGTGAGTGGCCGGCTGGGTGGCGTGGGCAGCGTAGCCGCGCAGTGCGTAGGCGGGGCTACGTTAATTGACGTATGGGCGGCACTGCGGGTTGTCCCTAACCTTCATTCCACAGCGCAACACCGCGCCTGGTTCCTGTCCCTTCATTCACCCTGATCCCGCAAGGAGCGTCACCATGAGCCACCCCACCGATCCCCGCTACGGCGGCCCTGTAGCTGTCGAAACTGGCCGCCGCCGCATGTTGCAGGCGCTGGGCGCAGCATCTGTGGCGGGCCTGCCGGCCTGGTCGTTTGCGCAGCCCACTGCTCAGGTCAACACGACCAAGCTGGCGGTGACCGATACCGAAGTCACCGTGGGCCAACTGCACTCGGCCACCGGCACCATGGCCATTTCTGAAACGGGCTCCATCCAGGCCGAGCAACTGGCCATTGACCAGATCAACGCCATGGGCGGCGTGCTGGGCCGCAAGATCAAGGTGATCAAGGAAGACGGAGCCTCTGACTGGCCCACGTTTGCCGAAAAATCCAAGAAGCTGCTCATCAACGACCACTGCGCCGCCGTGTTCGGCTGCTGGACCAGCGCCTCACGCAAGGCCGTACTGCCCGTGTTCGAGAAAGAAAACGGCCTGCTCTACTACCCCACCTTCTATGAAGGCCTGGAGCAGTCCAAGAACGTGATCTACACCGGCCAGGAGGCCACGCAGCAAATTTTGTACAGCCTGGAGTGGGCCAAGACCGAGAAGAAGGCCAAGACCTTCTTCCTCATCGGCTCGGACTACATCTGGCCCCGCACCTCGATGAAGATTGCGCGCAAGCACATCGAGAACTTCCAGAAGGGCAAAGTGGTGGGCGAGGAGTACTACCCGCTGGGCAGCACCAACTTCGGCTCGCTGATGAACAAGATCAAGGTGCAAAAGCCCGACTGCATTTTTGTGGCGGTGGTGGGTGGCTCAAACGTGGCGTTTTACAAGGCGCTCAAGGCCGCAGGCATCACGGGCGACAAGCAATTGCTGGTCACGCTGTCCGTCACCGAGGACGAAATGACCGGCGTGGGTGGTGAAAACTTCGCGGGGTTCTATTCGTCGATGAAGTACTTCCAGTCGCTCGACAACGAGAACAACAAGAAGTTTGTGGCCGCCTTCAAAGCCAAGTATGGCAAGGACGCCGTGATTGGCGACGTAACGCAGGCGGGTTACCTGGGCCCCTGGCTGTGGAAGGCCGCCGTGGAAAAGGCCAAAAGCTTTGACGTGGACAAGGTGGTGGCTGCGTCGCCCGGCATTGAGCTGACCACGGCGCCCGAAGGCTACGTGAAGGTGGATGCCAACCACCACCTGTGGAGCAAGTCGCGCATCGCCATGGGCATGCCGGACGCTTCGTTCAAGGTGGTGTCCGAGTCGCCGCAGCTCATCAAGCCGGATCCGTTCCCCAAGGGATACCAGTAAGCAGTGAGAAGTCACCCCCTGAGGCGCTTCGCGCCTTCCCCCTCTCTCGCTGCGCGGGAGGGGGACGACACCCTCGGTGCGGGGCGGCCCTTCCTCGGTGTCCCTCGCAAGAGGCCGCCCTATGGCACCGCTGTTCGTTTTCCAACGCTGCCCACGCAGGAGCTGCAACATGACTTTTTCCGAAATGCTCAACATTGGCCTGATGCAGGGCTTTGCGGGCCTGAGCCTGTTTGCCGTGCTGCTGCTCATGGGCCTGGGGCTGGCGATCATCTTTGGGCAGATGGGCGTGATCAACATGGCGCATGGCGAGTTCATGACGATTGGCGCCTACACCATCTACCTGGGCTCTACGCTGGCGGCCAACCATGCGCCGCAGATGGCGCCGTACTACTTTCCTCTGGCCATCATCGCGGCCTTTGGCTTTGCCTTTGCGGCGGGCTGGCTGGTGGAGTGGGGACTGATCCGCCACCTGTACAAACGCCCGCTCGATACGCTGCTGGCCACCTGGGGCATCAGTCTGGCGCTGCAGCAGTGCTTTCGCACCTTCATCGGCCCCAAGGAAGTCAGCCCCACGCTGCCCGAGTGGCTGATGGGCTCTTGGGCGCCTGCGCCGGGGCTGGACATTCCCATCAATGGCTTGTTTGTGTTGGGCCTCACCGCTGTAGTGACCGGGGGCGTGCTGCTGGCCCTGCACAAAAGCCGCTGGGGCCTGCGTGTGCGGGCCACGGTGAGCAACCGCGTCATGGCCAACGCGACGGGCATCGACACCAAAAAGACCGACCGCCTCACCTTCGCCATTGGCTGCGGCATTGCGGGCGTGGCGGGTGCTGCCTTCACCACTATTGGCTCCACCGGGCCCACCAGTGGCTCGCTCTACATCGTCGACGCGTTCCTGGTCGTCACCTTTGGTGGCGCGGCGAGCTTGCTGGGCACTGTGGTTTCAGCCTTTGGCATTGCGCAGACGCAGTCCATCACCGAGTTTTTCCTGGCGGGCTCCATGGCCAAGGTGATCACGCTGTCGCTGATCGTGCTGATCCTGATGGTGCGTCCACAGGGCCTGTTCGCCTCCAAAGTTCGCCGATGAAATTCGCTCAACTGTCCATTCCTTTCGAGCCCACCGGAGTCTCTGCATGAATGCCCTCAAAGCCTGGATATTGCGCTACCAGCTCGCCAGCCTGGTGCTGCTCACCGTGCTGCTGGCCGTGGTGCTTCCACTCGCGCTCGACATCTTTCGCCTCAACCTGGTGGGCAAGTACCTCACCTATGCCTTTGTGGCCATTGGCCTGGTGATGGTGTGGGGCTATGGCGGCGTGCTCAGCCTGGGGCAGGGGGTTTTCTTTGGCCTGGGCGGTTACGCCATGGCCATGTTTTTGAAGCTGGAAGCGTCTGACCCCATCAGCACCAAGATCCAGTCCACGCCCGGCATTCCGGACTTCATGGACTGGAACCAAATCACCGAGCTGCCCAGCTTCTGGGTCCCGTTCAAGAGCCTGCCGTTCTCGCTGGCCGCCGTCATTGTGGTGCCCACGTTGCTGGCTTGGGTCGTCAGCTTTGCCATGTTCAAGCGCCGCGTAGGCGGTGTGTACTTCGCCATCATCACGCAGGCGGTGGCGCTGATCCTCACGGTGCTCATCATTGGCCAGCAGGGCTACACCGGCGGCGTCAACGGCATGACCGATCTGAAGACCCTGTGGGGCTGGGACACGCGCACCGACAGCGCCAAGTACATCCTGTACTACGTGTGCGTGGTGCTGCTCATCGGCTCCATCGTGCTGTGCCGCTGGATCCAGACCGGCAAGGTGGGCACGCTGCTGCTGGCCATGCGCGACAAGGAAGACCGCGTGCGGTTTTCGGGCTACGACGTGGCCAATTTCAAGATCTTCACCTTCTGCCTGGCCGCTGCGCTGTCGGGCATTGGCGGGGCACTGTTCTCGCTGCAGGTGGGGTTCATGTCACCCAGCTTCGTAGGCATCGTGCCCTCCATCGAGATGGTGATCTACGCCGCCGTGGGTGGGCGCATGAGCCTGGTGGGTGCGGTGTACGGCACGCTGCTGGTGAATGCGGGCAAGACGTTTTTCTCGGAGAGCTTTCCCGAGGCCTGGTTGTTCTTGATGGCGGGCCTGTTCATCGGCGTGACTATGGCTTTCCCCATGGGGTTGGCTGGCTTGTGGGAGAGCCATGTCGTGCCCTGGTGGAAGGGCCGCCGCGAGGCGCTGCGCCAGGCCTCGGTGCAGCCCCGGCCGGTGGCTGACGCAACGCCAGCCGCTACCGCCACTTCTGCAGCAGCTGCCAGCGTAGCGCCCGCACCTGCTGCCCTGCCCGACGGCGTGAGCCGCCAGGGTGCCTGACACGCCACCCCACGGAGCACGCCCCATGAGCAATACCGACTTCGCCCTCGCTGTGGAAGACCTCACGGTGTCGTTCGACGGCTTCAAGGCCATCGACGCCCTGACGCTGTACATCGACAAGAACGAGCTGCGCGTGATCATCGGCCCCAACGGCGCGGGCAAGACCACGCTGCTCGACCTGATCTGCGGCAAGACGCGCGCCACCGGCGGCAGCATCAAGTTCAAGAACGAAGAACTGACCCGCATGGCCGAGCACCAGCGCGTGCGGCTGGGCATTGGCCGCAAGTTCCAGACGCCCTCCATTTACGAGAACCTCTCGGTCTTCCAGAACCTGGAGGTGTCGTACCCCGCAGGCCGCTCGGTGCTGGGGGCGTTGGCTTTCAAGTGCACCGACGAAGTCAAGGCCCGTGTGCAGGTGGTGGCCGAAGACATCGGCCTGGGCGACAAGCTCGACACCGAGGCGGGCCTGCTCAGCCATGGGCAAAAGCAGTGGCTGGAGATTGGCATGCTGCTGATGCAGGAGCCCGAGCTGCTGATGCTCGACGAACCCATCGCTGGCATGAGCGCCCGCGAGCGCGAACTCACAGCCGAACTTCTGCAGCGCATCTGCAAGAACCGCGCGGTGATCGTCATCGAGCACGACATGGAGTTCGTCAAGCGCATTGCCCACAAGGTCACCGTGATGCACCAGGGAAAGATCCTGGCCGAAGGCCCTATGGAGAAGGTGCAGGCCGACCCCAAGGTCATCGACGTGTACCTAGGCCATTGACTTCCATACCCCATTGAACCCCACAGGAGCACCGCATGCTGGAAGTCAAAGATCTGTTTGTGGCCTACGGCCAGAGCGAGGCGCTGCACGGCATCTCGTTTGAAGGCCGGGCCAACGAAACCGTGGCCATCATGGGCCGCAATGGCATGGGCAAAACCACGCTGTTCAAAAGCCTCATGGGCGTGATGCCCGCCAAGAGCGGCCAGATCACCGTGGCAGGCCAGGACGTGACGAAGGACGAGAGCTTTCGCCGTGTGGCCAAGGGCATCGCCTACGTGCCGCAGGGCCGGATGATTTTTCCGACCCTCACGGTCGAGGAAAACATTGAGACGGGCCTGGAGAACTCTAAGACACGGCAGATTCCAGAAGACATCTATGCGCTGTTCCCCGTGCTGTGGGACATGCGCCGGCGCAAGGGCGGCAACCTGTCGGGCGGGCAGCAGCAGCAACTGGCCATTGCCCGCGCCCTGGTCACTGACCCCAAGGTGCTGCTGCTCGACGAGCCTACGGAGGGTATCCAGCCTTCCATCATCAAAGACATCGCCAAGGCGCTCAACGAGATCCGCAAGCTGCGCCAGATCACCATCGTGGTGAGCGAGCAGGTGCTCTCGTTTGCCATGGATGTGGCCGATCGGTTGTTTGTCATCGAGGGCGGCCGCCTGGTGCATGAGACGGCCCGGGCCGACACCGACCAGCAGCGCATCAAAGCCTATCTGTCGGTATGACATGAAACACCCCCTGAGTCGCCTTCGGCGCCTTCCCCCTCTCTCGCATCGCTGCGCGCTGCGGGAGGGGGACGCCCCCAGCGCGGCGGGGCGGCCCTTGCGCGGGGGCACTGGCGTTGGCCGTGACCGTTTCACAGGCAGCTTGCCTTGCAGGCCCTGGAGCTTTTATCTCAAGTTTTCATTTTTCCACCCACCCCTTCCAAGGAGCACGCCATGGCTGAAACCCTGATCAAGGTCGATCTGAGCAAGTCGCCCACCGAGAACGAAAACATCCACAACCGCTGGCACCCCGACATTCCCATGGCCTGCTGGGTCAACCCGGGCGATGAGTTTGTGCTGGAGACGTTTGACTGGACGGGCGGCTTCATCAAAAACAACGACAGCGCTGACGACGTGCGCGACATTGACCTGACCACGGTGCACTACCTCAGCGGCCCCGTGGGCGTGAAAGGTGCTGAGCCGGGCGACCTGCTGGTGGTGGACCTGCTGGACATTGGCGCCAAGCAAGACAGCCTGTGGGGCTTCAACGGCTTTTTCAGCAAGAACAATGGCGGCGGTTTTTTGACCGAGCATTTCCCGCAGGCGCAAAAGTCGATCTGGGACTTTCACGGCATGTTCACCAGCTCGCGCCATGTGCCCGGTGTGAAGTACGCCGGGCTCATCCACCCAGGCCTGATTGGCTGCCTGCCCGACCGCAAGATGCTGGAGCAGTGGAACGCCCGCGAGCAAGCGCTGATCGACACCGCGCCCACGGCGGGGCTGGCCAACCCGCCATCGGCTGGCACCGCCCACATGGGTCGCCTGACGGGTGAGGCCAAGGCCAAGGCGGCAGCCGAGGGCGCACGCACCGTGCCCCCGCGCGAGCACGGCGGCAACTGCGACATCAAGGACTTGTCGCGGGGCTCCAAGGTGTTCTTCCCGGTGTATGTGGACGGCGCAGGCCTAAGCG
This Acidovorax sp. 106 DNA region includes the following protein-coding sequences:
- the urtA gene encoding urea ABC transporter substrate-binding protein; this translates as MSHPTDPRYGGPVAVETGRRRMLQALGAASVAGLPAWSFAQPTAQVNTTKLAVTDTEVTVGQLHSATGTMAISETGSIQAEQLAIDQINAMGGVLGRKIKVIKEDGASDWPTFAEKSKKLLINDHCAAVFGCWTSASRKAVLPVFEKENGLLYYPTFYEGLEQSKNVIYTGQEATQQILYSLEWAKTEKKAKTFFLIGSDYIWPRTSMKIARKHIENFQKGKVVGEEYYPLGSTNFGSLMNKIKVQKPDCIFVAVVGGSNVAFYKALKAAGITGDKQLLVTLSVTEDEMTGVGGENFAGFYSSMKYFQSLDNENNKKFVAAFKAKYGKDAVIGDVTQAGYLGPWLWKAAVEKAKSFDVDKVVAASPGIELTTAPEGYVKVDANHHLWSKSRIAMGMPDASFKVVSESPQLIKPDPFPKGYQ
- the urtB gene encoding urea ABC transporter permease subunit UrtB, which codes for MTFSEMLNIGLMQGFAGLSLFAVLLLMGLGLAIIFGQMGVINMAHGEFMTIGAYTIYLGSTLAANHAPQMAPYYFPLAIIAAFGFAFAAGWLVEWGLIRHLYKRPLDTLLATWGISLALQQCFRTFIGPKEVSPTLPEWLMGSWAPAPGLDIPINGLFVLGLTAVVTGGVLLALHKSRWGLRVRATVSNRVMANATGIDTKKTDRLTFAIGCGIAGVAGAAFTTIGSTGPTSGSLYIVDAFLVVTFGGAASLLGTVVSAFGIAQTQSITEFFLAGSMAKVITLSLIVLILMVRPQGLFASKVRR
- the urtC gene encoding urea ABC transporter permease subunit UrtC, whose translation is MNALKAWILRYQLASLVLLTVLLAVVLPLALDIFRLNLVGKYLTYAFVAIGLVMVWGYGGVLSLGQGVFFGLGGYAMAMFLKLEASDPISTKIQSTPGIPDFMDWNQITELPSFWVPFKSLPFSLAAVIVVPTLLAWVVSFAMFKRRVGGVYFAIITQAVALILTVLIIGQQGYTGGVNGMTDLKTLWGWDTRTDSAKYILYYVCVVLLIGSIVLCRWIQTGKVGTLLLAMRDKEDRVRFSGYDVANFKIFTFCLAAALSGIGGALFSLQVGFMSPSFVGIVPSIEMVIYAAVGGRMSLVGAVYGTLLVNAGKTFFSESFPEAWLFLMAGLFIGVTMAFPMGLAGLWESHVVPWWKGRREALRQASVQPRPVADATPAATATSAAAASVAPAPAALPDGVSRQGA
- the urtD gene encoding urea ABC transporter ATP-binding protein UrtD codes for the protein MSNTDFALAVEDLTVSFDGFKAIDALTLYIDKNELRVIIGPNGAGKTTLLDLICGKTRATGGSIKFKNEELTRMAEHQRVRLGIGRKFQTPSIYENLSVFQNLEVSYPAGRSVLGALAFKCTDEVKARVQVVAEDIGLGDKLDTEAGLLSHGQKQWLEIGMLLMQEPELLMLDEPIAGMSARERELTAELLQRICKNRAVIVIEHDMEFVKRIAHKVTVMHQGKILAEGPMEKVQADPKVIDVYLGH
- the urtE gene encoding urea ABC transporter ATP-binding subunit UrtE; amino-acid sequence: MLEVKDLFVAYGQSEALHGISFEGRANETVAIMGRNGMGKTTLFKSLMGVMPAKSGQITVAGQDVTKDESFRRVAKGIAYVPQGRMIFPTLTVEENIETGLENSKTRQIPEDIYALFPVLWDMRRRKGGNLSGGQQQQLAIARALVTDPKVLLLDEPTEGIQPSIIKDIAKALNEIRKLRQITIVVSEQVLSFAMDVADRLFVIEGGRLVHETARADTDQQRIKAYLSV
- the fmdA gene encoding formamidase, coding for MAETLIKVDLSKSPTENENIHNRWHPDIPMACWVNPGDEFVLETFDWTGGFIKNNDSADDVRDIDLTTVHYLSGPVGVKGAEPGDLLVVDLLDIGAKQDSLWGFNGFFSKNNGGGFLTEHFPQAQKSIWDFHGMFTSSRHVPGVKYAGLIHPGLIGCLPDRKMLEQWNAREQALIDTAPTAGLANPPSAGTAHMGRLTGEAKAKAAAEGARTVPPREHGGNCDIKDLSRGSKVFFPVYVDGAGLSVGDLHFSQGDGEITFCGAIEMAGWVHMKVTLIKGGMAKYGIKNPIFKPSPITPTYNDYLIFEGISVDEAGKQYYLDVNVAYRQACLNAIEYLKKFGYSGAQAYSILGTAPVQGHISGVVDVPNACATLWLPTQIFDFDINPSAAGPIKHLDGSIAMPLSPDLV